A portion of the Corynebacterium ammoniagenes DSM 20306 genome contains these proteins:
- a CDS encoding HAD family hydrolase — protein MSSQDYLPAKGARIGAFFDLDKTIIATSSAFAFGKEFMNNGLITPTDALQMTLAKASYMMAGQTSEQMDATRDQLAAMVTGWSVEEVENIARETMHTVVTPAIYHEARELIQFHQAAGHEVVIISASEATLVRLIAEELGVEHVVATELETVDGHFTGGVVNYLKGHAKADAVAEIGRTENINLAESFAYSDSATDIPMLELVGNPVAVNPDRVMKKTALENGWDIRTFRDPVPLFTMPGAKEVGIGASVVAGVAALVVAGIWLFQRPTIEPRKTTKNSDFLTWLHTPLAG, from the coding sequence ATGAGCTCACAAGATTATTTACCAGCGAAGGGCGCCCGCATTGGTGCCTTCTTCGACCTGGATAAGACAATCATTGCTACCTCTTCTGCTTTTGCCTTTGGCAAGGAGTTCATGAACAACGGGCTTATTACTCCCACCGATGCGCTCCAGATGACTTTGGCCAAGGCTAGCTACATGATGGCCGGGCAGACTTCCGAGCAAATGGATGCCACCCGCGATCAACTCGCCGCCATGGTGACCGGCTGGTCCGTGGAAGAAGTAGAAAATATTGCTCGCGAGACGATGCACACCGTAGTTACCCCGGCGATTTACCACGAGGCTCGCGAGCTCATTCAATTCCACCAAGCTGCCGGTCACGAAGTAGTCATTATCTCTGCTTCCGAGGCAACGTTGGTACGACTGATCGCCGAAGAACTAGGCGTTGAACACGTTGTAGCCACCGAACTAGAAACCGTCGATGGCCATTTCACCGGCGGGGTAGTCAATTACCTCAAAGGCCACGCCAAGGCTGACGCCGTGGCCGAAATTGGCCGCACGGAAAACATCAACTTGGCCGAGAGTTTTGCCTACTCGGATTCCGCCACCGATATTCCGATGCTGGAATTAGTAGGAAACCCCGTCGCCGTAAACCCCGACCGCGTCATGAAGAAGACTGCACTGGAAAACGGGTGGGATATTCGCACCTTCCGCGACCCAGTTCCGCTGTTTACCATGCCAGGCGCAAAAGAAGTAGGCATTGGCGCCTCCGTTGTTGCTGGTGTCGCGGCTTTGGTGGTAGCCGGCATCTGGTTGTTTCAGCGCCCAACAATCGAGCCGCGCAAGACTACGAAAAACTCAGATTTTCTCACGTGGCTTCACACGCCGCTAGCTGGCTAG
- the ssd gene encoding septum site-determining protein Ssd produces MTQHTEFILIACTDPVLVPEAAHAAAATRREVIHVTDPRDLSRYAPDATAVIVDSSTAAHIAATARQSRIYYVAPEPGPIDYEAALRSRAEQAFILPAESTQLLQALARDTEHKQKHAALRIGVVGASGGVGASTLAAAIARCASAQHGTALLIDAISYSGGLDLLMGLESAPGARWPDVSLGTGVIDAHDLISALPNTPDGITVLSAARSTVETPFRLEPDAVERMVTAAGQGFDVIVVDAPATGIPHTLDLAVVVCAAEVRSSAAATEICAELKSRGASFTVALRHRGWSGLSARDIEKITGGDVAAEIPHLKALTKTTEVAGLPVSLPKKLAAPARTLLSAAGW; encoded by the coding sequence ATGACGCAACACACGGAATTTATTCTCATAGCCTGCACAGACCCAGTGCTTGTGCCAGAGGCAGCGCACGCAGCCGCAGCAACAAGGCGCGAAGTTATTCATGTCACCGACCCGCGCGACTTGAGCAGGTATGCACCCGATGCCACCGCAGTGATTGTGGACTCTTCAACGGCCGCGCACATTGCTGCGACCGCACGGCAGTCTCGTATTTACTATGTGGCGCCGGAGCCGGGACCCATTGATTATGAAGCGGCACTGCGCTCCCGCGCGGAGCAAGCATTTATTCTGCCAGCAGAGTCTACGCAGCTGCTGCAGGCACTAGCGCGAGATACCGAGCACAAGCAAAAACATGCAGCGTTACGCATCGGAGTTGTCGGGGCGAGCGGGGGAGTTGGGGCATCAACGCTGGCGGCAGCCATCGCACGGTGCGCTAGTGCGCAGCACGGTACAGCATTGCTTATCGATGCTATCTCGTACTCCGGTGGCCTTGATTTATTGATGGGGCTGGAATCAGCGCCTGGTGCCCGCTGGCCTGATGTTTCTTTAGGGACAGGGGTCATTGATGCACACGATCTAATATCTGCCCTGCCTAATACTCCGGATGGAATCACGGTGTTATCAGCCGCGCGAAGTACCGTAGAGACTCCCTTTCGCCTAGAACCTGACGCTGTGGAGCGGATGGTGACGGCAGCGGGGCAGGGCTTTGACGTCATTGTGGTGGACGCACCCGCTACCGGAATTCCACATACTTTAGATCTAGCGGTCGTGGTGTGTGCCGCGGAAGTTCGATCGTCGGCCGCGGCGACAGAAATCTGCGCGGAATTAAAATCACGTGGTGCTTCCTTTACCGTGGCGCTACGCCACCGCGGCTGGTCCGGGTTAAGCGCACGGGATATTGAAAAAATCACTGGCGGTGATGTCGCTGCGGAGATTCCTCATTTAAAGGCACTGACCAAAACCACTGAGGTAGCCGGGCTGCCGGTGTCATTGCCTAAGAAACTTGCCGCACCAGCACGCACGTTGCTATCGGCGGCGGGGTGGTGA
- a CDS encoding TadA family conjugal transfer-associated ATPase: MDNTQALVASLQSSLAEDPALAKNPAALARRIRDEAGVISDVEVLEILRRLRNDTSGMGLLEQVLSRPGVTDVVVNGPNDVFIDQGNGLYRVAITFDSDAEVRRLATRLAISCGQRLDDAQPFADARINRDDGTSLRIHALLAPPSETGTCISIRVLRQSNTTLDDLVANNTITSAIAETLRALIKARLSFLVIGGTGSGKTTLLSALLSEVSESERLVIIEDTAELHPNHPHSVTLVTRRANAEGTGEITMAQLLRQSLRMRPDRIVVGEIRGAEVVDLLAALNTGHDGGAGTLHANSLHEVPARMEALAALGGLDRTGLHSQLAAAVDVVLTMSREPQGRRLREIGILTDNPVKAEIIWSLAHGEHTRYQEFLDKLSQRLPAPVASATNTQDSSADAGREQGLHIPAGFQGDITSLSMPEAAS, from the coding sequence ATGGACAATACACAAGCATTAGTGGCTTCTTTGCAAAGCTCACTCGCAGAAGATCCGGCACTTGCGAAAAATCCTGCAGCACTCGCACGACGCATCCGCGATGAAGCAGGTGTCATCAGTGACGTGGAAGTCTTAGAGATTCTCCGTCGCCTGCGCAATGACACCTCTGGGATGGGTTTATTGGAGCAGGTCTTATCTCGTCCTGGTGTGACAGATGTTGTTGTCAACGGCCCCAATGATGTCTTTATTGATCAGGGCAATGGGTTATATCGAGTCGCTATTACTTTTGACTCGGATGCGGAAGTCCGCAGGCTCGCAACGCGGTTGGCAATTAGCTGTGGCCAGCGCTTAGATGACGCCCAACCTTTCGCCGATGCCCGCATAAACCGTGATGATGGCACGAGCCTGCGCATTCACGCACTCTTGGCGCCACCGAGTGAGACGGGGACTTGTATCAGCATCCGAGTGCTGCGCCAATCCAACACCACCTTGGATGATCTGGTAGCTAATAACACCATTACCAGTGCTATCGCCGAGACGTTGCGTGCACTTATCAAAGCCCGGCTGTCTTTTCTGGTTATCGGCGGCACCGGTTCCGGCAAAACTACGCTGCTATCAGCATTGTTATCTGAGGTATCGGAATCTGAACGCCTAGTCATTATTGAAGACACCGCGGAGCTCCATCCGAATCATCCGCATTCTGTCACTCTGGTTACGCGCCGGGCCAATGCCGAAGGAACCGGGGAGATCACCATGGCGCAGCTGTTGCGCCAGTCGCTAAGAATGAGACCGGACCGTATTGTCGTCGGAGAAATCCGCGGCGCCGAAGTAGTAGACCTCCTCGCTGCCTTAAACACCGGCCACGACGGCGGCGCAGGCACCTTGCACGCCAATTCACTACATGAAGTACCAGCTCGCATGGAAGCACTGGCAGCACTAGGAGGACTTGACCGCACCGGGTTGCATTCGCAATTAGCCGCAGCAGTCGATGTCGTTCTGACAATGTCGCGTGAGCCGCAAGGCCGACGACTACGAGAAATCGGAATATTGACTGACAACCCCGTAAAAGCTGAAATTATCTGGTCACTAGCCCATGGAGAACACACCAGGTACCAGGAATTTCTCGACAAACTCTCACAACGATTACCCGCCCCAGTTGCGTCAGCTACGAACACGCAAGATTCCTCTGCAGACGCAGGACGTGAGCAAGGATTACACATTCCCGCAGGGTTTCAGGGAGATATCACTAGCTTGTCGATGCCGGAGGCAGCATCATGA
- a CDS encoding type II secretion system F family protein has product MTPATYALILVAIHAFLPTVKSTARVETTRKSRQSLPAWMILGAVFLVVFLFIAVGRLTVIVAGVIVTGTIVYSLTQMHDKRVNLRAEDAIAQLLGTMTADLRAGATFPAALKRGADELAVSATVSMDIKAAIATAAVIAHRGGSISTVLSTSHPQLTNLGALCSLNEKHGIPLSNVFEQAHNQIESRKRHRAATKASLQGPQATAIVLTLLPLAGIFMGTIMGANPAGFLFGGGLGGLLLVVGVALACAGFIWSRMLITNAAS; this is encoded by the coding sequence ATGACCCCTGCAACATACGCACTTATTCTGGTCGCAATACATGCATTCCTTCCCACGGTAAAAAGCACTGCGCGCGTGGAGACCACCCGGAAATCTCGGCAGTCACTGCCAGCGTGGATGATTCTCGGTGCCGTATTTCTCGTGGTATTCCTCTTTATTGCAGTAGGGCGACTGACCGTAATTGTCGCTGGTGTCATTGTTACCGGAACCATTGTTTACAGCCTGACGCAGATGCACGACAAGCGAGTGAATCTGCGAGCAGAAGATGCCATTGCCCAGCTTCTCGGAACTATGACCGCGGACTTGCGCGCCGGAGCCACTTTCCCGGCAGCCCTTAAACGCGGGGCAGATGAGCTTGCCGTGAGTGCAACGGTTTCGATGGACATCAAAGCAGCGATTGCTACGGCCGCGGTCATCGCTCATCGCGGTGGCAGTATCTCTACGGTCTTATCCACTTCACACCCACAGCTGACAAACCTTGGTGCTTTGTGCTCCTTAAATGAAAAACACGGGATCCCCTTATCCAATGTTTTTGAACAAGCCCATAACCAGATTGAATCCCGAAAACGCCACCGGGCAGCAACCAAAGCTAGTCTTCAAGGCCCGCAAGCTACCGCTATCGTGCTTACGCTGCTGCCACTAGCAGGAATTTTCATGGGAACCATCATGGGCGCAAACCCTGCGGGCTTTCTCTTCGGCGGGGGACTGGGCGGCTTGCTGCTCGTAGTCGGGGTGGCTCTAGCCTGCGCGGGGTTTATCTGGTCACGCATGCTCATCACAAACGCAGCTAGTTAA
- a CDS encoding type II secretion system F family protein, which produces MNFSAFALILLAINCWIPASASNAARRISTILNCKTPRAGPEETAENPSAVFSVKKLLPKQSVSVDPLVIAGDIELFVACVRAGLSIQQATSAVSVVAEEPTVTYWKQVNSLLALGVEPERAWVHMQPVPGLQELARLVMMSEHSGAAIASGCQRLVDTLRADATSSAIAKAERAGVFISLPLALCFLPAFIILGLVPVVISLGAQLL; this is translated from the coding sequence ATGAATTTCAGCGCTTTTGCCCTTATCCTCCTCGCTATCAACTGTTGGATTCCCGCCTCTGCCAGCAATGCTGCGCGAAGGATCAGCACAATATTAAATTGCAAGACCCCGCGCGCCGGGCCAGAGGAAACTGCAGAAAATCCCAGTGCTGTGTTTTCGGTGAAGAAATTGCTGCCGAAGCAATCAGTCTCGGTAGATCCCCTGGTCATTGCCGGTGATATTGAGCTATTCGTCGCCTGCGTGCGCGCCGGGTTATCTATTCAACAAGCCACGAGTGCAGTATCCGTCGTGGCGGAAGAACCAACCGTGACGTACTGGAAGCAAGTGAACTCCTTGCTCGCGTTGGGCGTTGAGCCCGAAAGAGCCTGGGTTCATATGCAACCTGTTCCGGGATTACAAGAACTAGCACGTCTTGTCATGATGTCTGAGCATTCTGGAGCGGCAATCGCTTCCGGGTGTCAGAGACTGGTGGATACCCTGCGTGCAGATGCCACCAGCAGCGCCATTGCCAAAGCAGAACGAGCGGGAGTGTTTATCTCCCTGCCACTCGCACTGTGTTTCCTACCCGCATTTATCATCCTCGGCTTGGTGCCCGTCGTTATCAGCTTGGGCGCTCAGCTTCTTTAA
- a CDS encoding DUF4244 domain-containing protein, with product MNAYNNPARQALALVVKKAAAVNNDKGMSTVEYAMGSLAAAALAAVLYLVINGGAVVDAIEGIITDALSNTPG from the coding sequence ATGAACGCTTACAACAACCCCGCACGTCAGGCTCTGGCTTTGGTAGTTAAAAAGGCCGCCGCAGTAAACAATGACAAGGGCATGAGCACCGTGGAGTACGCGATGGGCTCGCTCGCCGCCGCAGCGTTAGCAGCCGTGCTTTACCTGGTGATTAATGGCGGCGCTGTCGTTGACGCCATTGAAGGAATTATCACCGATGCGCTATCGAATACTCCGGGATAG
- a CDS encoding Rv3654c family TadE-like protein: protein MRGHDTSRRRGAILDDSGYATIASSGIIIAAVSLLLVVAAVVSRVVALHEAQVAADMAAISGAFAHARGEDGCAVASHLATANGAHLATCHVIDSDVQVAVSVRMRTSSAQAGPV, encoded by the coding sequence ATGCGAGGGCACGACACATCCCGCAGGCGCGGGGCAATTCTTGATGACTCCGGCTATGCCACTATCGCCTCATCGGGCATCATCATTGCGGCTGTCTCCCTGCTCTTGGTCGTAGCGGCAGTAGTCTCACGCGTCGTTGCGCTGCATGAAGCCCAAGTAGCCGCCGATATGGCCGCTATCTCGGGAGCCTTTGCTCACGCCCGGGGTGAGGATGGGTGCGCTGTAGCCTCCCACCTCGCCACCGCCAACGGTGCGCACTTGGCAACCTGCCACGTCATCGATAGCGACGTTCAAGTTGCCGTGAGCGTTCGCATGCGAACGTCAAGTGCGCAAGCAGGCCCGGTTTAG
- a CDS encoding DEAD/DEAH box helicase, translating into MSFGEELLAGLSPRFSTSTLTHSVSQPATKAQFAPWPEWALPELVQKFAERDITQLYSHQREVADAAFASQDVVVATGTSSGKSLGYQLPILTRLAEAPTACALYLTPTKALGSDQLLAIMELTRGIDKLASVIPSPYDGDTPSEARAGIRDHARFVFSNPDMVHMSILAAHERWTRFLRHLQFIVIDECHSYRGVFGAHVALVVRRLLRICARYGAHPTIIGASATMNDPAEHMKRLTSRVGFLEVTQDGAPTGERTIALWEPGFIEGAEGDNGAPVRRAATTEAAEMMAAIVAEGARTLTFVRSRRSAEQVALRCQAELSGALARPDFAQRIASYRAGYLAEDRRKLENALDSGELLGVATTSALELGIDVGGLDAVVTAGFPGTVASFWQQAGRAGRRGQGSLVVLVARDEPMDTYLVHNPDALLGRPVEASVFNPENPYILYGHIYCACIEQPLTDAEVRFYRAEQVIEALAQQGLVRRRPQGWFAVPQLDGDLRPETAHSQVSLRGGAGNNVLIMDTSDGRLLGTVDAARAHSQVHPGAVYLHQGESFVIEDLDIEEGIAFAAPGEPEYSTQPNSTTDIAIMSAAKEDDLVDYGGGVWAALIDVEVTDQVVGYFRKLADGTTSDLIPLDLPEQRLHTRAVAYTVDPLALEAMGIRAADIPGALHAAEHAAIGLLPLIATCDRWDIGGVSTALHQDTQMPTVFVYDGHSGGAGFAEEGFKRFPEWISATFEAVRSCPCESGCPSCVQSPKCGNGNQPLDKAGALKLLGALVTLTAGSGS; encoded by the coding sequence TTGAGTTTTGGTGAAGAACTACTCGCCGGCTTAAGTCCCCGGTTTTCTACCTCGACATTGACCCATTCGGTCTCCCAACCGGCCACAAAGGCGCAATTTGCCCCGTGGCCTGAGTGGGCACTGCCGGAGCTGGTGCAAAAATTTGCTGAGCGCGACATCACACAGTTGTATTCGCACCAGCGGGAAGTTGCCGACGCCGCGTTCGCGTCCCAGGACGTCGTCGTTGCCACCGGCACATCATCAGGTAAATCACTGGGTTATCAACTGCCCATCTTGACCCGGCTGGCCGAAGCTCCCACAGCGTGCGCGCTATATTTAACACCGACCAAAGCGCTGGGTTCCGATCAGTTGTTGGCCATTATGGAGCTGACTAGGGGCATCGACAAGCTTGCTTCCGTTATCCCCTCTCCTTATGACGGTGATACCCCGTCGGAGGCACGGGCGGGGATTCGCGATCATGCGCGTTTTGTCTTTTCCAACCCCGATATGGTGCACATGTCCATTTTGGCCGCGCATGAACGGTGGACGCGGTTTTTACGGCATCTGCAGTTTATTGTCATTGATGAATGCCATTCCTACCGCGGAGTATTTGGTGCGCACGTTGCACTAGTAGTGCGACGACTACTTCGAATATGTGCACGTTATGGCGCGCATCCGACGATCATTGGCGCCTCTGCCACCATGAATGATCCGGCAGAGCATATGAAACGTTTGACCAGCCGCGTGGGATTTTTAGAAGTCACCCAGGACGGCGCGCCGACGGGTGAGCGCACCATTGCGTTGTGGGAGCCCGGGTTTATCGAGGGTGCGGAAGGCGATAACGGTGCCCCTGTGCGTCGCGCGGCAACGACGGAAGCAGCGGAGATGATGGCGGCCATTGTGGCCGAAGGTGCGCGGACGTTGACCTTTGTACGCTCGCGGCGTTCGGCAGAGCAAGTCGCGCTGCGCTGCCAGGCAGAACTATCTGGCGCGCTAGCCCGGCCAGATTTTGCCCAGCGCATTGCTTCCTACCGCGCGGGTTATTTGGCGGAAGACCGCCGCAAGCTGGAAAACGCGCTCGATAGCGGTGAGTTGCTCGGCGTTGCCACTACCTCTGCTTTGGAGCTAGGCATTGATGTCGGCGGGCTAGATGCCGTGGTCACCGCGGGTTTTCCCGGAACGGTGGCAAGTTTTTGGCAGCAGGCTGGCCGCGCCGGACGCCGCGGGCAAGGCTCATTGGTGGTGTTGGTCGCGCGCGATGAACCAATGGATACCTACTTGGTGCACAACCCCGACGCGCTGTTGGGCCGGCCGGTGGAAGCTAGCGTGTTTAATCCGGAGAATCCGTATATTCTCTACGGCCATATTTATTGTGCCTGCATCGAGCAGCCTTTAACAGATGCCGAGGTGCGCTTTTACCGCGCCGAACAGGTCATTGAAGCCCTAGCCCAGCAAGGCTTAGTGCGCCGCCGCCCGCAGGGATGGTTTGCCGTGCCACAACTCGATGGCGATCTGCGTCCGGAAACAGCGCACTCGCAGGTCAGCCTGCGCGGCGGGGCTGGCAATAACGTACTCATTATGGATACCAGCGATGGCCGCCTATTAGGCACCGTCGATGCCGCGCGTGCACACTCCCAGGTGCACCCCGGCGCGGTGTATCTGCACCAGGGTGAAAGCTTTGTCATTGAAGATTTAGACATCGAGGAAGGCATAGCCTTTGCCGCCCCCGGGGAGCCGGAGTATTCCACCCAGCCAAATTCCACCACCGATATCGCGATTATGAGTGCCGCGAAGGAGGATGATCTGGTCGATTATGGCGGCGGGGTGTGGGCAGCGCTTATCGATGTTGAGGTGACCGACCAAGTAGTAGGCTATTTTCGCAAGCTTGCCGATGGCACTACCTCGGATCTCATCCCGCTGGATCTTCCCGAGCAGCGCCTGCACACTCGCGCGGTGGCGTATACGGTCGACCCTTTGGCGCTGGAGGCCATGGGGATTCGCGCCGCTGATATTCCCGGCGCGCTGCATGCGGCGGAGCATGCCGCCATTGGGCTATTGCCGTTGATTGCTACCTGCGACCGCTGGGATATTGGTGGCGTGTCTACTGCCTTGCACCAGGACACCCAGATGCCCACCGTGTTTGTCTATGACGGTCACTCCGGCGGCGCTGGCTTCGCGGAAGAAGGGTTCAAGCGCTTCCCCGAGTGGATTAGCGCCACTTTTGAAGCAGTACGCTCGTGCCCGTGTGAATCCGGCTGCCCCTCGTGTGTACAATCGCCCAAGTGCGGCAATGGCAATCAACCACTCGATAAAGCAGGGGCTTTGAAATTGCTGGGTGCTTTGGTCACGCTGACAGCCGGATCTGGTTCTTAA